One window of Drosophila busckii strain San Diego stock center, stock number 13000-0081.31 chromosome 3L, ASM1175060v1, whole genome shotgun sequence genomic DNA carries:
- the LOC108599622 gene encoding kelch-like protein diablo isoform X1, whose translation MGDPLLPGSTGLASGAIGTTAGSGTSVTGIASNGNSGADRPPSPARLTHTSEKHPKVTLTELNMLRRHRELCDVVLNVGGRKIFAHRVILSACSSYFCAMFTGELEESRQTEVTIRDIDENAMELLIDFCYTAHIIVEESNVQTLLPAACLLQLVEIQDICCEFLKRQLDPTNCLGIRAFADTHSCRELLRIADKFTQHNFQEVMESEEFLLLPVGQLVDIICSDELNVRSEEQVFNAVMSWLKYNVAERRQHLAQVLQHVRLPLLSPKFLVGTVGSDLLVRSDEACRDLVDEAKNYLLLPQERPLMQGPRTRPRKPTRRGEVLFAVGGWCSGDAIASVERFDPQTNDWKMVAPMSKRRCGVGVAVLNDLLYAVGGHDGQSYLNSIERYDPQTNQWSCDVAPTTSCRTSVGVAVLDGFLYAVGGQDGVQCLNHVERYDPKENKWSKVAPMTTRRLGVAVAVLNGHLYAIGGSDGQCPLNTVERYDPRQNKWVAVNPMSTRRKHLGCAVFNNFIYAVGGRDDCMELSSAERYNPITNTWSPIVAMTSRRSGVGLAVVNGQLYAVGGFDGSAYLKTIEVYDPETNQWRLCGCMNYRRLGGGVGVMRAPQTENYMWCDKNFRQTNS comes from the exons ATGGGCGATCCTCTACTGCCAGGCTCCACCGGGCTAGCAAGTGGCGCAATTGGCACCACTGCTGGTTCCGGGACGTCAGTCACAGGAATTgccagcaacggcaacagcggCGCTGACCGACCACCATCGCCAGCACGACTTACCCATACATCTGAAAAACATCCAAAGGTAACACTTACTGAGCTTAACATGTTGCGCCGGCACCGCGAACTTTGTGACGTAGTGCTTAATGTAGGCGGACGCAAGATTTTTGCCCATCGCGTCATACTTAGTGCATGCAGCTCCTATTTCTGTGCCATGTTCACTGGCGAGCTAGAGGAGTCGCGCCAAACGGAGGTAACCATACGCGACATTGACGAGAACGCCATGGAGCTACTGATTGATTTTTGCTACACCGCCCACATTATTGTGGAGGAGTCCAATGTGCAGACATTACTACCAGCCGCCTGCCTGTTGCAGCTGGTCGAGATTCAGGACATCTGCTGTGAGTTTCTCAAGCGTCAACTCGATCCAACAAACTGTCTAGGCATACGCGCCTTCGCCGATACACACTCCTGCCGCGAGCTTTTGCGCATTGCCGACAAGTTCACTCAGCACAACTTCCAAGAGGTCATGGAGAGCGAGGAGTTTTTACTGCTGCCCGTTGGCCAACTGGTAGACATTATATGCAGCGATGAGCTTAATGTACGCAGCGAGGAGCAGGTCTTCAATGCAGTCATGTCCTGGCTTAAATACAATGTTGCCGAACGGCGACAGCACTTGGCTCag GTGCTACAACATGTGCGCTTGCCACTGCTCTCGCCCAAGTTTTTGGTGGGCACTGTGGGCTCCGATCTCCTGGTGCGCTCAGACGAGGCCTGTCGCGATCTAGTCGATGAGGCCAAGAACTATTTGCTACTTCCACAAGAGCGTCCCTTGATGCAAGGTCCACGCACCCGTCCACGAAAACCCACGCGACGCGGAGAAGTGCTCTTTGCCGTAGGTGGCTGGTGCTCTGGCGATGCCATTGCATCTGTCGAGCGCTTTGATCCGCAGACAAACGACTGGAAGATGGTGGCCCCCATGAGCAAGCGTCGCTgcggcgttggcgttgccgtTTTGAATGACCTACTTTACGCAGTTGGTGGCCATGATGGCCAAAGCTATTTAAACAGCATTGAGCGTTATGATCCGCAGACAAATCAATGGTCTTGCGATGTGGCACCTACAACCTCATGCCGCACCAGCGTCGGTGTGGCCGTGCTTGATGGCTTCTTGTATGCAGTAGGAGGTCAGGATGGCGTGCAATGTCTAAATCATGTAGAGCGCTATGATCCCAAGGAGAACAAATGGTCCAAGGTGGCACCGATGACCACTCGCCGTTTGGGCGTCGCAGTTGCCGTTCTCAACGGCCATCTTTATGCCATTGGCGGGTCCGATGGGCAATGCCCACTTAACACCGTCGAACGCTACGATCCAAG ACAAAACAAATGGGTTGCTGTTAATCCCATGTCCACGCGCCGCAAGCATTTGGGCTGTGccgtttttaataatttcatttatgccGTTGGTGGCCGCGACGACTGTATGGAGCTGTCCTCCGCCGAGCGCTACAATCCTATCACCAACACTTGGAGCCCCATTGTGGCAATGACCTCACGGCGCAGCGGC GTTGGCCTGGCCGTAGTTAATGGTCAGCTGTACGCCGTGGGTGGCTTTGATGGCTCGGCTTATTTGAAGACTATTGAGGTGTACGATCCGGAGACTAATCAATGGCGCCTCTGCGGCTGCATGAACTATCGCCGCTTGGGCGGTGGCGTTGGCGTTATGCGTGCCCCGCAGACTGAGAATTATATGTGGTGCGACAAAAATTTTAGACAGACTAATTCCTAA
- the LOC108599626 gene encoding uncharacterized protein LOC108599626, producing MEERAVLANIATIISKDLLIDQQSRNSKSDTGSKFPLLDVSDDDEAEIFAMMMSQRKTKQKRKKRSGENTAAAQEPQKSMPPVKAPKLEWKYAELNLLHRYVDTQFESFLHMRKLSFLKIHQALEEILKRNALPGSPTPQTTVSLALWKLCTDEHFEEIARKFQFPWSVCQQVVRSFWHIVSDHYESFIKWPNSIQAQQQTLIGFQNLAKLSCFKELFGIIALKRIEVFLECEHAEVAVVMQLICNAEHKIIDCYVELEQDYTFEESPIGQTLALNPRTMPAGSYLIGSNSFPLKSYLIRPIEAECFRKDAIFNSLLEPAYQLADNVLDTLSRRFNTLYALEARDLNEVRLIVESICAMHNLCIENQDDYLDIGQHTFSWGGTVSVHKGSEKDVKGLRRRVELLDAVVNSEHDD from the exons ATGGAAGAGCGTGCCGTCTTGGCAAATATAGCCACCATTATTAGCAAGGACTTACTAATTGATCAACAATCTAGAAACAGCAAGAGCGACACTGGCAGCAAATTTCCACTGCTTGATGTcagtgatgatgatgaagcaGAAATCTTTGCAATGATGATGTCCCAGCgaaagacaaaacaaaagcgcaagaAGAGGAGCGGCGAGAACACTGCTGCAGCGCAGGAGCCACAAAAATCTATGCCTCCTGTCAAAGCACCAAAACTAGAATGGAAATATGCCGAGCTCAATCTATTGCATCGCTATGTGGACACACAGTTTGAATCCTTTTTGCATATGCGCAAACTTTCATTTTTG AAAATACACCAAGCTCTGGaggaaattttaaaaagaaacgCTCTGCCTGGATCGCCCACCCCACAGACGACCGTCTCGCTGGCTTTGTGGAAATTGTGCACGGATGAGCATTTTGAAGAAATAGCACGCAAATTTCAGTTTCCCTGGTCTGTGTGCCAGCAGGTTGTGCGCAGCTTTTGGCATATTGTCTCAGACCACTATGAGAGCTTTATTAAGTGGCCCAACTCGATACAAGCGCAACAGCAAACCTTGATCGGGTTCCAAAATTTGGCGAAGCTCAGCTGTTTCAAAGAACTATTTGGTATAATTGCGCTGAAGCGTATCGAAGTCTTCCTGGAGTGTGAGCATGCTGAAGTGGCAGTTGTGATGCAGCTGATTTGCAATGCAGAGCACAAAATTATCGACTGCTATGTGGAACTGGAGCAGGACTACACATTTGAGGAGTCGCCCATTGGTCAAACACTCGCTCTTAATCCGCGCACTATGCCAGCTGGTAGCTATCTCATTGGCAGCAATAGCTTTCCATTAAAGTCATACTTAATACGACCCATCGAGGCAGAGTGCTTTCGGAAGGATGCCATTTTCAATAGCCTGCTAGAGCCGGCCTATCAGCTAGCCGACAATGTGCTGGACACTTTGTCAAGACGCTTTAATACACTCTATGCTTTGGAAGCGCGTGATTTGAACGAGGTGCGCCTCATTGTGGAGAGCATCTGTGCCATGCATAATCTGTGCATTGAAAATCAGGACGACTATTTGGATATTGGACAACATACATTTAGCTGGGGCGGCACAGTTTCTGTTCATAAGGGAAGTGAAAAAGATGTAAAAGGATTAAGAAGACGCGTCGAGCTACTGGATGCGGTAGTTAACAGCGAACATGACGATTAA
- the LOC108599622 gene encoding kelch-like protein diablo isoform X2: protein MGDPLLPGSTGLASGAIGTTAGSGTSVTGIASNGNSGADRPPSPARLTHTSEKHPKVTLTELNMLRRHRELCDVVLNVGGRKIFAHRVILSACSSYFCAMFTGELEESRQTEVTIRDIDENAMELLIDFCYTAHIIVEESNVQTLLPAACLLQLVEIQDICCEFLKRQLDPTNCLGIRAFADTHSCRELLRIADKFTQHNFQEVMESEEFLLLPVGQLVDIICSDELNVRSEEQVFNAVMSWLKYNVAERRQHLAQVLQHVRLPLLSPKFLVGTVGSDLLVRSDEACRDLVDEAKNYLLLPQERPLMQGPRTRPRKPTRRGEVLFAVGGWCSGDAIASVERFDPQTNDWKMVAPMSKRRCGVGVAVLNDLLYAVGGHDGQSYLNSIERYDPQTNQWSCDVAPTTSCRTSVGVAVLDGFLYAVGGQDGVQCLNHVERYDPKENKWSKVAPMTTRRLGVAVAVLNGHLYAIGGSDGQCPLNTVERYDPRQNKWVAVNPMSTRRKHLGCAVFNNFIYAVGGRDDCMELSSAERYNPITNTWSPIVAMTSRRSGVGLAVVNGQLYAVGGFDGSAYLKTIEVYDPETNQWRLCGCMNYRRLGGGVGVMRAPQTENYMWIRKDSVV, encoded by the exons ATGGGCGATCCTCTACTGCCAGGCTCCACCGGGCTAGCAAGTGGCGCAATTGGCACCACTGCTGGTTCCGGGACGTCAGTCACAGGAATTgccagcaacggcaacagcggCGCTGACCGACCACCATCGCCAGCACGACTTACCCATACATCTGAAAAACATCCAAAGGTAACACTTACTGAGCTTAACATGTTGCGCCGGCACCGCGAACTTTGTGACGTAGTGCTTAATGTAGGCGGACGCAAGATTTTTGCCCATCGCGTCATACTTAGTGCATGCAGCTCCTATTTCTGTGCCATGTTCACTGGCGAGCTAGAGGAGTCGCGCCAAACGGAGGTAACCATACGCGACATTGACGAGAACGCCATGGAGCTACTGATTGATTTTTGCTACACCGCCCACATTATTGTGGAGGAGTCCAATGTGCAGACATTACTACCAGCCGCCTGCCTGTTGCAGCTGGTCGAGATTCAGGACATCTGCTGTGAGTTTCTCAAGCGTCAACTCGATCCAACAAACTGTCTAGGCATACGCGCCTTCGCCGATACACACTCCTGCCGCGAGCTTTTGCGCATTGCCGACAAGTTCACTCAGCACAACTTCCAAGAGGTCATGGAGAGCGAGGAGTTTTTACTGCTGCCCGTTGGCCAACTGGTAGACATTATATGCAGCGATGAGCTTAATGTACGCAGCGAGGAGCAGGTCTTCAATGCAGTCATGTCCTGGCTTAAATACAATGTTGCCGAACGGCGACAGCACTTGGCTCag GTGCTACAACATGTGCGCTTGCCACTGCTCTCGCCCAAGTTTTTGGTGGGCACTGTGGGCTCCGATCTCCTGGTGCGCTCAGACGAGGCCTGTCGCGATCTAGTCGATGAGGCCAAGAACTATTTGCTACTTCCACAAGAGCGTCCCTTGATGCAAGGTCCACGCACCCGTCCACGAAAACCCACGCGACGCGGAGAAGTGCTCTTTGCCGTAGGTGGCTGGTGCTCTGGCGATGCCATTGCATCTGTCGAGCGCTTTGATCCGCAGACAAACGACTGGAAGATGGTGGCCCCCATGAGCAAGCGTCGCTgcggcgttggcgttgccgtTTTGAATGACCTACTTTACGCAGTTGGTGGCCATGATGGCCAAAGCTATTTAAACAGCATTGAGCGTTATGATCCGCAGACAAATCAATGGTCTTGCGATGTGGCACCTACAACCTCATGCCGCACCAGCGTCGGTGTGGCCGTGCTTGATGGCTTCTTGTATGCAGTAGGAGGTCAGGATGGCGTGCAATGTCTAAATCATGTAGAGCGCTATGATCCCAAGGAGAACAAATGGTCCAAGGTGGCACCGATGACCACTCGCCGTTTGGGCGTCGCAGTTGCCGTTCTCAACGGCCATCTTTATGCCATTGGCGGGTCCGATGGGCAATGCCCACTTAACACCGTCGAACGCTACGATCCAAG ACAAAACAAATGGGTTGCTGTTAATCCCATGTCCACGCGCCGCAAGCATTTGGGCTGTGccgtttttaataatttcatttatgccGTTGGTGGCCGCGACGACTGTATGGAGCTGTCCTCCGCCGAGCGCTACAATCCTATCACCAACACTTGGAGCCCCATTGTGGCAATGACCTCACGGCGCAGCGGC GTTGGCCTGGCCGTAGTTAATGGTCAGCTGTACGCCGTGGGTGGCTTTGATGGCTCGGCTTATTTGAAGACTATTGAGGTGTACGATCCGGAGACTAATCAATGGCGCCTCTGCGGCTGCATGAACTATCGCCGCTTGGGCGGTGGCGTTGGCGTTATGCGTGCCCCGCAGACTGAGAATTATATGTG GATACGCAAGGACTCGGTTGTCTGA
- the LOC108598088 gene encoding gastrula zinc finger protein XlCGF7.1-like, with protein MELLEEDANAVCDSLLEEDWDILKKVCNGTAIKCEPKEQQEESNHFESSLDFSTVEESCTLRRYPVRLSRSKRNEQSTQASQITTQSSQNKTQSMKSLFHCSDCSGFFNSNHNLQAHKPLCKRKRSYACHLCCKYFTQSHHLRDHLLVHAGERPHKCAHCPRSFIQKSNLQAHIHIHTGESPYKCNDCEKTYARNYDLKVHMHVHQVKRPYPCSLCSKGFLRRRDLVRHIRVHTGDQPYKCTQCPMTFSRKDQLNIHISTYHTNENSKSPPVRRTRLRAKN; from the coding sequence ATGGAACTCTTGGAGGAGGATGCCAATGCGGTTTGCGACTCGCTGCTTGAGGAGGATTGGGATATACTTAAAAAAGTGTGTAATGGCACAGCCATTAAATGCGAACCTAAAGAACAGCAGGAAGAAAGCAACCATTTTGAGTCAAGTCTGGACTTCTCCACGGTGGAGGAGTCCTGTACATTGAGACGCTATCCGGTGCGTCTGTCTCGCAGTAAAAGGAATGAGCAATCAACTCAGGCGAGTCAAATCACTACTCAGTCCTCGCAAAATAAGACTCAATCTATGAAGAGTCTCTTTCATTGCTCGGATTGCTCAGGATTTTTTAATAGCAATCACAATCTGCAGGCACATAAACCCTTGTGCAAGCGCAAACGTTCTTACGCATGTCATCTTTGCTGCAAGTACTTTACCCAAAGCCATCATCTAAGAGATCACTTACTTGTGCACGCCGGCGAGCGCCCACACAAGTGCGCCCACTGCCCTAGATCTTTTATTCAGAAGTCGAATCTGCAAgcccatatacatatacatacggGAGAGAGTCCATACAAGTGTAACGATTGTGAAAAGACCTATGCCCGAAACTATGATCTCAAAGTTCATATGCATGTTCATCAAGTAAAGCGTCCTTATCCGTGCAGTCTCTGCTCAAAGGGTTTCCTTCGACGCAGAGATCTTGTGAGACATATACGCGTTCACACCGGCGATCAACCGTATAAATGTACCCAGTGCCCGATGACTTTTTCCAGAAAGGATCAACTCAACATCCATATATCAACATATCACACTAATGAGAACAGTAAATCGCCGCCGGTGCGTAGAACGAGATTGAGGGCAAAGAATTGA
- the LOC108598089 gene encoding probable ATP-dependent RNA helicase DDX52 codes for MDTFDIFKQLTAGVRFTRKRESAPIPKTQNIIKEETPQTNLARLPKKEEENQPASEFRLLSDPTGVKTNESKRKKAKKQLSAEQVEQAQRTEHVNALRKQHNITVLGKDVPAPITTFDELNKPDYKLLPRLQENLLSRGFPQPTPIQMQALPILLKNRALMACAPTGSGKTLAFLTPIINGLRIHKTSGLRALVLAPTRELAQQIYRECMELTKSTGLRTHFISKVSEARQQYGPECKQKYDILISTPNRVRFLLQQQPPLLDLKCVEWFVLDEADRLMEEGQNNFKEQLDDIYAACTNPQNRVAFFSATYTVPVAKWALRHLKNLVRVTIGVQNSATDTVQQELLFVGTESGKLLAIRELVRQGLQPPVLVFVQSKDRAKQLFEELLYDGINVDVIHAERTQHQRDNCVRAFREGHIWVLICTELMGRGMDFKGVNLVINYDFPPTTISYIHRIGRTGRAGRAGRAITFFTQDDTANLRSIAQIIQNSGGVVPEYMLQMKKVRKSEAKMRAKKPLDREDISTKLRPELPTPLIKNTKLSKAEKTEKVLKQKNKKSQPSKDLTIDSKLKKLTNIKKQMNGQAAGKTKPKGAKNKNK; via the exons atggacacctttgatatttttaaacaattaacggCCGGCGTGCGATTTACCAGAAAGCGTGAA TCGGCACCAATAcccaaaacacaaaatataataaaggaAGAAACGCCGCAGACCAATCTAGCTAGATTACCTAAAAAAGAGGAGGAAAACCAACCTGCCAGTGAATTCCGATTGCTGTCTGATCCTACTGGTGTGAAGACAAATGAGTCAAAACGTAAAAAGGCCAAAAAACAATTGTCAGCTGAGCAGGTGGAGCAGGCGCAACGGACTGAACATGTTAATGCGCTGCGTAAGCAGCACAATATAACTGTATTAGGAAAGGATGTGCCAGCTCCCATAACTACCTTTGATGAGCTAAATAAGCCAGACTACAAGCTGCTGCCGCGTTTGCAGGAAAATCTGTTGTCCCGTGGTTTTCCACAACCGACACCTATTCAAATGCAGGCACTACCCATTCTGCTCAAAAATCGCGCACTCATGGCCTGCGCTCCTACCGGGTCGGGTAAAACTCTAGCTTTCCTTACGCCTATCATCAATGGACTGCGCATCCACAAGACGTCAGGACTGCGGGCCCTGGTGCTGGCGCCGACGCGTGAGCTAGCGCAGCAAATATATCGCGAATGTATGGAGCTGACCAAGTCAACGGGATTGCGCACGCACTTCATAAGCAAAGTGAGCGAGGCGCGTCAGCAATATGGACCCGAGTGCAAGCAAAAGTATGATATACTGATATCTACACCAAATCGAGTGCGTTttctgttgcagcagcagccgccactgCTGGACTTAAAGTGTGTCGAGTGGTTCGTGTTGGATGAAGCAGATCGTCTCATGGAGGAGGGTCAGAACAACTTTAAGGAGCAACTCGATGATATATATGCGGCCTGCACAAATCCACAGAATCGAGTAGCCTTCTTTAGTGCCACCTACACAGTGCCAGTGGCCAAGTGGGCGTTGCGTCATCTTAAGAATTTGGTGCGCGTTACGATTGGCGTGCAGAACAGCGCTACGGACACAGTGCAGCAGGAGCTGTTATTTGTGGGCACGGAGAGTggcaaattgctggcaattcGAGAGCTAGTGCGACAGGGACTACAACCACCGGTGTTGGTGTTTGTGCAAAGCAAAGATCGTGCCAAGCAGCTATTCGAAGAGCTGCTATATGACGGCATCAATGTAGACGTTATACATGCAGAGCGCACGCAGCATCAACGAGACAACTGTGTACGTGCCTTTCGCGAGGGTCACATCTGGGTGCTTATCTGCACGGAGCTCATGGGACGCGGCATGGACTTCAAGGGTGTTAATCTAGTCATCAACTACGATTTTCCGCCCACTACTATTTCGTATATACATCGCATAGGACGCACTGGACGTGCAGGTCGAGCAGGCCGTGCTATTACCTTCTTTACGCAGGACGACACAGCCAATCTAAGAAG CATCGCTCAAATCATCCAAAACTCTGGTGGGGTCGTGCCGGAATACATGCTACAAATGAAAAAAGTTCGGAAATCGGAGGCCAAAATGCGAGCCAAAAAGCCGTTGGATCGTGAGGATATATCAACCAAGCTGCGACCTGAACTGCCAACGCCActtataaaaaacacaaaactttcCAAGGCAGAGAAAACAGAAAAGGTCCTCAAACAGAAAAACAAGAAAAGTCAGCCAAGTAAAGACTTGACTATTGATAGTAAATTGAAAAAGCtgacaaatattaaaaagcaaatgaatgGTCAAGCCGCTGGTAAAACGAAGCCCAAGggtgccaaaaataaaaataaatga